Proteins from a genomic interval of Halopseudomonas litoralis:
- a CDS encoding YjbF family lipoprotein — translation MKTILRTVVLGMAMAGVTGCNSLSGDALQTMKLAISGPESPVTIERVNAVNGPALSVRLGVAEAMLVTRGSATGVVEWYGITEMLLTQHGRVTQSAGLPFDIIAPLVSGDPFNQGLLTVADGLEITRQVDYPAQYLTGLRQHAHYERGPLEEVEFMGQRHMLQRVDEHIRMPELDFKATNHYWLEPDTGLVRRSTQYIAPDLPPLHLTLLKTAGGQP, via the coding sequence GTGAAGACCATTCTCCGCACGGTCGTACTGGGCATGGCCATGGCTGGCGTGACCGGATGCAATTCGCTGTCGGGCGATGCGCTGCAAACCATGAAACTGGCCATATCTGGACCTGAATCGCCAGTGACCATTGAACGGGTAAATGCCGTCAATGGTCCGGCGTTGTCAGTCCGCCTGGGCGTCGCCGAAGCCATGCTGGTAACCAGAGGCAGCGCGACCGGCGTTGTTGAATGGTACGGCATAACGGAAATGCTGCTGACGCAGCATGGACGTGTTACCCAATCTGCCGGACTGCCGTTTGATATCATCGCGCCTCTGGTTAGCGGCGACCCCTTCAACCAAGGGTTATTGACGGTTGCCGATGGGTTGGAGATCACCCGTCAGGTGGATTACCCCGCTCAGTATCTGACTGGCCTGCGCCAGCATGCGCACTATGAACGCGGCCCTCTGGAAGAGGTGGAGTTCATGGGGCAACGCCATATGTTGCAGCGCGTGGATGAGCATATCCGCATGCCGGAGCTGGATTTCAAGGCTACCAATCACTATTGGTTGGAACCTGATACCGGCCTGGTACGCCGCAGCACCCAGTACATAGCCCCGGATCTGCCGCCCTTGCATCTCACTCTGTTGAAAACCGCCGGGGGTCAGCCATGA
- a CDS encoding polysaccharide biosynthesis tyrosine autokinase codes for MQNPPVAAPQKTSDEIDLLALLGALLDNKSIIIACTAFFAVVGVIYAVLATPVYVASAMVQIEQKSSGVGSLIGDSEIFPTSSAAATEIELLKSRQVIGQAVDNLKLTTVAQPKLFPVIGSFKSRRFQPTTDNPVATPFLGFDSFAWGGEHLEVFQLEVPPSFIGATLILTAGENDSYTLSNADGDPLLTGTIGEAVEQDGFKVQVAALTARPGTEFRIVKRDQLGAILGLQGAIQVSEKGKDSGILTLSLESPAPDYAINVLNEVSRLYLRQNIERKSAEAQQSLEFLTDQIPQVRKELERAENALNQYQASAGSVDISIETQSILSQVVELESEISGLTLKREELQRRFTKDHPSYQALMSQMAQLQSRRDRMLQEVGGLPETQQELLRLARDVQVSTEIYTQMLNKSQELDIMRAGTVGNVRIIDDAVVNTAQPVKPKKGVIIAIATLLGLTLGLAIALLRHALNRGIENPELIEQLGLPVYASVPFSKDQEVMERSFKGKPGHVQGSHLLAATNPADLSIEALRSLRTSLHFAMMEAKNNILMISGPSPGVGKSFVSANLAAIVAQSGQKVLLIDGDMRKGYLHKLISTTPDSGLSGLLVHTHTLADVIHKTEVEGMHFISRGTIPPNPSELLMHSNFQTLLDQLSKMYDLVIVDTPPILAVTDAALVGRLAGTSLIVTRFGLNPVKEVELTVQRFRNNGIEIKGAIFNAVEKKAAAYGYGNYGYYQYEYKSDAK; via the coding sequence ATGCAGAATCCGCCTGTCGCTGCGCCACAGAAAACCAGTGATGAAATCGACCTATTGGCGTTGTTGGGCGCCTTGCTGGACAACAAAAGCATCATCATCGCCTGCACGGCTTTTTTTGCTGTGGTCGGGGTTATTTATGCGGTATTGGCCACCCCGGTGTACGTCGCTAGCGCCATGGTTCAAATAGAGCAGAAGTCCTCGGGTGTGGGTAGTTTAATTGGTGACAGTGAAATATTTCCAACCAGCTCGGCTGCGGCTACTGAAATCGAGTTGCTCAAATCCCGGCAGGTGATCGGTCAGGCAGTTGACAACCTGAAATTGACCACCGTTGCACAACCTAAGCTGTTCCCGGTGATCGGTTCTTTTAAGAGTCGACGCTTTCAACCCACTACCGATAACCCGGTAGCCACTCCTTTTCTGGGCTTCGACAGCTTTGCTTGGGGTGGTGAGCATCTGGAGGTCTTTCAGCTTGAAGTCCCTCCCTCCTTCATTGGGGCTACGCTTATACTGACTGCAGGGGAAAATGACAGCTACACGCTTTCCAATGCTGATGGTGATCCACTACTGACTGGCACCATCGGGGAAGCGGTCGAGCAAGATGGTTTTAAGGTTCAGGTCGCCGCTTTGACAGCCCGACCAGGCACCGAGTTTCGAATAGTCAAACGCGACCAACTCGGCGCAATTCTGGGGCTTCAAGGTGCTATCCAGGTATCTGAGAAAGGTAAGGATTCGGGAATTCTCACCTTATCGCTGGAAAGCCCAGCCCCTGATTATGCCATCAACGTTCTGAACGAAGTCAGCCGCCTTTACTTGCGCCAGAATATTGAACGCAAATCCGCCGAGGCTCAGCAAAGCCTGGAGTTTCTTACGGATCAGATACCACAGGTGCGCAAAGAACTCGAACGAGCTGAAAATGCGCTGAATCAGTACCAGGCCAGTGCCGGCTCCGTCGATATCAGCATTGAAACCCAATCAATTCTGAGCCAAGTCGTTGAGCTCGAATCCGAGATTTCCGGATTGACACTCAAGCGCGAGGAGTTGCAGCGACGATTTACAAAGGATCACCCCAGCTATCAAGCGTTGATGAGCCAGATGGCACAATTGCAGAGTCGTCGCGACCGCATGCTTCAAGAAGTCGGCGGTCTGCCGGAGACTCAGCAGGAATTGCTGCGTCTCGCACGGGATGTTCAAGTGAGCACTGAAATTTATACTCAGATGCTGAACAAGTCTCAGGAACTGGACATCATGCGGGCCGGCACTGTAGGCAACGTGAGAATCATTGACGATGCGGTAGTTAATACCGCCCAACCGGTTAAACCTAAAAAAGGGGTAATCATAGCTATTGCCACTCTACTCGGCTTGACGCTCGGCTTAGCTATAGCATTGCTCCGCCATGCACTGAACCGCGGTATTGAAAACCCTGAGCTTATTGAGCAACTGGGCCTGCCAGTATATGCATCTGTGCCGTTCAGCAAGGATCAGGAAGTGATGGAGCGCAGTTTCAAAGGTAAGCCTGGCCATGTCCAAGGCTCGCACCTGCTTGCAGCGACCAATCCAGCAGATCTGTCGATCGAGGCGCTGCGGAGCCTGCGCACCAGCCTGCACTTCGCCATGATGGAAGCCAAGAATAATATTCTGATGATTTCCGGCCCGAGCCCGGGGGTAGGCAAATCCTTTGTATCAGCTAACCTGGCGGCCATCGTGGCCCAGAGCGGGCAAAAAGTGCTACTGATCGATGGCGACATGCGCAAGGGCTATCTGCACAAATTGATCAGCACGACCCCAGACTCTGGGCTGTCCGGATTGCTGGTGCATACTCATACGTTGGCGGATGTGATACATAAGACCGAGGTTGAGGGGATGCACTTCATCAGCCGTGGCACCATCCCGCCAAACCCTTCTGAATTGCTGATGCATTCCAATTTCCAGACGCTGCTGGATCAACTGAGCAAGATGTACGATCTTGTTATTGTCGATACACCGCCTATCCTTGCTGTGACGGACGCAGCACTGGTCGGCCGTCTGGCTGGTACCAGCCTGATCGTGACCCGCTTTGGCCTGAACCCGGTCAAAGAAGTGGAATTGACCGTACAGCGCTTCCGGAACAACGGCATTGAGATCAAAGGTGCTATCTTCAACGCTGTGGAGAAAAAAGCCGCTGCATACGGCTACGGCAATTACGGCTATTATCAGTACGAGTACAAATCGGACGCTAAATAA
- a CDS encoding capsule biosynthesis GfcC family protein, whose product MIALRSFYHVAAAALLAGFLANPLAADTITVSGAVLKPGEYQWHEGARLQDAAVAGQVSAQAWPLGAALLRHSAIEPQQRLKAGVLYDLRANRIHAQSENNAELQQLLERLKVFVQRLPVTGRVVAELNPFQLLLASKNDLLEAGDELIYPLRPDSIRVLGAVTADCQLTFDAQLQLKDYLGQCPVHRAADRNYVHVIQPDGTTKRIGMAHWNQQQATLAVGAIIYVPFNPAALSPEAQDLNKDMAALLATQYSLGGRFSE is encoded by the coding sequence ATGATCGCCCTGCGCTCTTTTTATCACGTCGCCGCGGCGGCTTTGCTCGCCGGCTTTTTGGCTAACCCTCTTGCCGCTGACACCATCACAGTGAGCGGTGCGGTACTTAAACCCGGTGAATATCAATGGCACGAAGGTGCCCGGCTGCAGGACGCCGCGGTTGCGGGCCAGGTCAGCGCCCAGGCTTGGCCGTTGGGCGCCGCCCTGCTCCGCCACAGCGCCATCGAGCCACAGCAGCGCCTGAAAGCCGGTGTTTTGTATGACTTGCGGGCCAACCGAATCCACGCTCAGAGCGAGAATAATGCGGAGCTGCAGCAGTTGCTTGAGCGTCTGAAAGTCTTTGTACAGCGCTTGCCCGTGACTGGCCGGGTGGTTGCGGAGCTAAATCCCTTTCAGTTGCTCCTGGCCAGCAAGAACGATCTATTGGAAGCGGGAGATGAGCTAATCTACCCCCTGCGTCCAGATTCCATCCGGGTGCTCGGCGCGGTAACGGCCGATTGCCAGCTGACATTCGATGCCCAGTTGCAACTCAAGGACTATCTCGGCCAATGCCCTGTTCATCGAGCGGCGGATCGTAATTACGTGCATGTGATACAACCCGACGGTACCACCAAGCGGATTGGCATGGCTCATTGGAACCAACAGCAGGCCACACTGGCCGTTGGTGCCATCATCTATGTGCCCTTCAATCCTGCCGCGCTGTCGCCGGAAGCGCAGGACCTGAACAAGGATATGGCGGCGTTACTGGCTACCCAGTACAGCCTGGGAGGCCGCTTCAGTGAATAA
- a CDS encoding polysaccharide biosynthesis/export family protein, with the protein MIRLPLVALGASTLLLQACMFSPGMHMDTDRLISQDSAENSMVEMVQITPKLIAQDQAVNDRLVVPQALLDYEPENYRIGANDALFITVWDHPELTVPGGTQQTNAANARVVRDDGTLFYPFIGNVRVAGLTLEELREIITTRLARYIEQPQVDVNVMEYNSQKIYFSGAFENAGILPVNAQRLTLLQAIGQAGIDTQRADLSDLKIIREGVSYRLDYDRLTSTTSRIGDVYLRPGDKVHLGLNDARKVFVMGEIGRPGALPYRTSQMTLSEVLATVGGPSPMTSSGKEVYVIRGVESLDTDKATVFQLNAQSPSAFILANQFEMQPQDVVFVGAAGITRWNRFVSQLFPTANIFRSTLEIEDDINDRNN; encoded by the coding sequence ATGATCCGATTACCGCTTGTCGCTCTGGGCGCCTCCACCCTTCTCCTGCAGGCCTGCATGTTCTCCCCCGGCATGCACATGGATACCGACCGCCTGATCAGTCAGGATTCCGCTGAAAACAGCATGGTAGAGATGGTCCAGATCACGCCCAAGCTGATCGCTCAGGATCAGGCTGTCAATGACAGACTGGTAGTACCTCAGGCTCTGCTTGATTATGAACCCGAAAACTACCGGATCGGCGCTAACGATGCGCTGTTCATTACCGTTTGGGATCATCCTGAGCTCACAGTACCCGGTGGCACGCAACAAACCAATGCGGCAAACGCTCGGGTGGTCCGGGATGATGGCACCTTATTTTACCCTTTCATTGGTAACGTACGCGTTGCCGGTCTGACTCTCGAAGAGCTTCGGGAAATCATCACCACGCGCCTGGCACGCTATATCGAACAGCCCCAGGTTGACGTCAACGTGATGGAATACAATAGTCAGAAAATCTATTTCAGTGGTGCTTTCGAGAACGCGGGTATTCTCCCGGTCAATGCTCAAAGACTGACTCTGCTTCAAGCTATCGGACAGGCAGGCATAGATACGCAGCGTGCAGACCTATCCGACTTGAAAATCATCCGCGAAGGTGTCAGCTATCGATTGGATTATGACCGACTGACCAGCACCACCAGTCGGATTGGCGATGTTTATCTGCGTCCGGGCGATAAGGTACACCTTGGGCTCAATGACGCTCGTAAGGTATTCGTCATGGGTGAAATCGGCCGCCCTGGAGCGCTACCATATCGCACTAGCCAGATGACATTGAGTGAAGTCCTCGCTACCGTTGGTGGCCCTTCACCAATGACGTCAAGCGGCAAAGAAGTTTATGTGATCCGCGGTGTAGAGAGCCTGGACACGGATAAAGCCACGGTATTCCAATTGAATGCGCAGTCGCCGTCCGCTTTCATTCTGGCTAATCAGTTCGAAATGCAGCCTCAGGATGTAGTTTTCGTAGGTGCTGCGGGCATCACGCGCTGGAACCGCTTCGTCAGCCAGCTATTCCCTACTGCTAATATCTTCCGCTCCACACTCGAAATCGAAGATGATATAAACGATCGCAACAATTGA